In Rissa tridactyla isolate bRisTri1 chromosome 8, bRisTri1.patW.cur.20221130, whole genome shotgun sequence, one genomic interval encodes:
- the XPR1 gene encoding xenotropic and polytropic retrovirus receptor 1 isoform X1, translating into MKFAEHLAAHITPEWRKQYIQYEALKEMLYAAVDQAPSIEDTDEDTVKRCFATFEEKFFQTCEKELAKINIFYSEKLAEAQRRFTTLRTELQSTLDAQKEASGASTLQRRRKPVFHLSHEERVQHRNIKDLKLAFSELYLSLILLQNYQNLNFTGFRKILKKHDKNLETARGAEWRVAEVEVAPFYTCKKINQLISETEEVVTNELEDGDRQKAMKRLRVPPLGAAQPVPAWTTFRVGLFCGLFIALNVTVILSGVAFIDGPNVWPLVRIYRGGFLLIEFLFLLGINTYGWRQAGVNHVLIFELNPRSNLSHQHLFEIAGFLGVLWCLSLLACIYGKFTYIPMQVNPLILYGFMLLFLINPTKTLYYKSRFWLLKLLFRVFTAPFHKVGFADFWLADQLNSLVVILMDLEYMICFYSFEVQWEDNAGLLANTDNQICYSYSYGVRAVVQCIPAWLRFIQCLRRYRDNKRAFHLVNAGKYSTTFFVVTFAALYSTHKAKNHSDTQVFFYLWIIFYFISSCYTLIWDLKMDWGLFDKNAGENTFLREGIVYPQKAYYYCAIVEDVILRFAWTIQISLTSMQIFPYAGDIISTVFAPLEVFRRFVWNFFRLENEHLNNCGEFRAVRDISVAPLNADDLTLLDQMMDQEDGVRNRRKNKQWKRSQSVSLRRPRLASQSKACDTKVLIEDLANEVNT; encoded by the exons aCACAGATGAGGACACAGTGAAAAGGTGTTTTGCCACGTTTGAAGAGAAGTTCTTCCAGACCTGTGAGAAAGAACTTGCCAAAATCAACATTTTCTATTCAG AAAAGCTTGCGGAAGCTCAGCGCAGGTTTACTACTCTTCGGACCGAGTTACAGTCAACTTTGGACGCACAGAAAGAAGCCAGTGGGGCTTCCACGCTGCAGCGGCGCAGAAAGCCGGTCTTCCACCTGTCCCACGAAGAGCGTGTCCAGCATAGGAATATCAAAGACCTGAAATTGGCCTTCAGCGAGCTCTACCTCAGCCTCATCTTACTGCAGAACTATCAG AACCTGAACTTCACCGGCTTCCGCAAAATCTTAAAGAAGCATGACAAGAACCTGGAGACGGCGCGGGGGGCAGAATGGCGGGTGGCCGAGGTGGAGGTGGCACCCTTCTACACCTGCAAGAAGATCAACCAGCTTATCTCCGAAACAGAG GAAGTGGTGACCAATGAGttagaagatggagacagacagaAGGCTATGAAACGTTTGCGTGTTCCACCCTTAGGAGCAGCTCAG CCTGTACCAGCCTGGACTACATTCAGGGTTGGATTGTTCTGTGGGTTGTTCATCGCGCTGAACGTCACCGTCATACTTTCAG GTGTGGCTTTTATAGATGGACCAAATGTGTGGCCACTGGTGAGAATCTATCGAGGTGGCTTTCTCCTGATAGAATTCCTCTTTCTCCTGGGTATCAACACATACGGCTGGAGACAGGCTGGAGTCAATCACGTCCTCATCTTCGAACTCAATCCCCGCAGCAACTTGTCCCATCAACATCTCTTTGAG atTGCTGGTTTCCTGGGGGTTTTGTGGTGCCTGAGCCTGCTGGCATGTATATATGGTAAATTCACCTACATCCCTATGCAGGTGAATCCGCTCATCTTGTACGGCTTCATGTTGCTTTTTCTCATCAACCCTACCAAAACCTTATATTACAAGTCCCGTTTTTGGCTGCTTAAACTATTG TTTCGAGTGTTCACTGCTCCCTTCCACAAGGTAGGCTTCGCAGATTTCTGGCTGGCTGATCAGCTCAACAGCCTGGTCGTGATACTCATGGATCTGGAATACATGATCTGCTTCTACAGCTTCGAGGTTCAGTGGGAGGACAATGCTGGACTTCTGGCAAATACAG ataatCAGATTTGTTACAGCTACTCCTACGGAGTGAGAGCAGTTGTCCAGTGCATCCCTGCTTGGTTGCGATTCATCCAGTGCCTGCGCCGTTACCGTGATAACAAACGGGCCTTTCATCTGGTTAACGCTGGAAAATATTCCACCACCTTCTTCGTGGTGACATTTGCAGCCCTTTACAGCACTCACAAAG ctaAAAACCACAGCGACACCCAAGTGTTCTTCTACCTGTGGATTATCTTCTATTTCATCAGCTCTTGCTATACCCTTATTTGGGACCTGAAGATGGACTGGGGTCTCTTCGACAAAAACGCTGGTGAAAATACCTTTCTCCGAGAAGGAATTGTCTACCCACAGAAA GCATACTACTATTGTGCCATTGTAGAAGACGTGATCCTGCGTTTTGCGTGGACCATCCAGATCTCCCTCACTTCCATGCAAATCTTTCCGTATGCTGGGGACATCATTTCTACTGTATTTGCCCCACTTGAGGTATTCCG GCGGTTTGTGTGGAACTTCTTCCGTCTGGAGAACGAGCACCTGAACAACTGCGGTGAGTTCCGTGCTGTGAGGGACATCTCCGTGGCACCGCTCAACGCCGATGACCTGACGCTCTTGGATCAGATGATGGACCAGGAAGATGGTGTACGAAACCGCCGCAAGAACAAACAGTGGAAACGCAGCCAGAGCGTGTCCTTGCGCAGACCTCGTCTTGCTTCACA
- the XPR1 gene encoding xenotropic and polytropic retrovirus receptor 1 isoform X2, translating into MLYAAVDQAPSIEDTDEDTVKRCFATFEEKFFQTCEKELAKINIFYSEKLAEAQRRFTTLRTELQSTLDAQKEASGASTLQRRRKPVFHLSHEERVQHRNIKDLKLAFSELYLSLILLQNYQNLNFTGFRKILKKHDKNLETARGAEWRVAEVEVAPFYTCKKINQLISETEEVVTNELEDGDRQKAMKRLRVPPLGAAQPVPAWTTFRVGLFCGLFIALNVTVILSGVAFIDGPNVWPLVRIYRGGFLLIEFLFLLGINTYGWRQAGVNHVLIFELNPRSNLSHQHLFEIAGFLGVLWCLSLLACIYGKFTYIPMQVNPLILYGFMLLFLINPTKTLYYKSRFWLLKLLFRVFTAPFHKVGFADFWLADQLNSLVVILMDLEYMICFYSFEVQWEDNAGLLANTDNQICYSYSYGVRAVVQCIPAWLRFIQCLRRYRDNKRAFHLVNAGKYSTTFFVVTFAALYSTHKAKNHSDTQVFFYLWIIFYFISSCYTLIWDLKMDWGLFDKNAGENTFLREGIVYPQKAYYYCAIVEDVILRFAWTIQISLTSMQIFPYAGDIISTVFAPLEVFRRFVWNFFRLENEHLNNCGEFRAVRDISVAPLNADDLTLLDQMMDQEDGVRNRRKNKQWKRSQSVSLRRPRLASQSKACDTKVLIEDLANEVNT; encoded by the exons aCACAGATGAGGACACAGTGAAAAGGTGTTTTGCCACGTTTGAAGAGAAGTTCTTCCAGACCTGTGAGAAAGAACTTGCCAAAATCAACATTTTCTATTCAG AAAAGCTTGCGGAAGCTCAGCGCAGGTTTACTACTCTTCGGACCGAGTTACAGTCAACTTTGGACGCACAGAAAGAAGCCAGTGGGGCTTCCACGCTGCAGCGGCGCAGAAAGCCGGTCTTCCACCTGTCCCACGAAGAGCGTGTCCAGCATAGGAATATCAAAGACCTGAAATTGGCCTTCAGCGAGCTCTACCTCAGCCTCATCTTACTGCAGAACTATCAG AACCTGAACTTCACCGGCTTCCGCAAAATCTTAAAGAAGCATGACAAGAACCTGGAGACGGCGCGGGGGGCAGAATGGCGGGTGGCCGAGGTGGAGGTGGCACCCTTCTACACCTGCAAGAAGATCAACCAGCTTATCTCCGAAACAGAG GAAGTGGTGACCAATGAGttagaagatggagacagacagaAGGCTATGAAACGTTTGCGTGTTCCACCCTTAGGAGCAGCTCAG CCTGTACCAGCCTGGACTACATTCAGGGTTGGATTGTTCTGTGGGTTGTTCATCGCGCTGAACGTCACCGTCATACTTTCAG GTGTGGCTTTTATAGATGGACCAAATGTGTGGCCACTGGTGAGAATCTATCGAGGTGGCTTTCTCCTGATAGAATTCCTCTTTCTCCTGGGTATCAACACATACGGCTGGAGACAGGCTGGAGTCAATCACGTCCTCATCTTCGAACTCAATCCCCGCAGCAACTTGTCCCATCAACATCTCTTTGAG atTGCTGGTTTCCTGGGGGTTTTGTGGTGCCTGAGCCTGCTGGCATGTATATATGGTAAATTCACCTACATCCCTATGCAGGTGAATCCGCTCATCTTGTACGGCTTCATGTTGCTTTTTCTCATCAACCCTACCAAAACCTTATATTACAAGTCCCGTTTTTGGCTGCTTAAACTATTG TTTCGAGTGTTCACTGCTCCCTTCCACAAGGTAGGCTTCGCAGATTTCTGGCTGGCTGATCAGCTCAACAGCCTGGTCGTGATACTCATGGATCTGGAATACATGATCTGCTTCTACAGCTTCGAGGTTCAGTGGGAGGACAATGCTGGACTTCTGGCAAATACAG ataatCAGATTTGTTACAGCTACTCCTACGGAGTGAGAGCAGTTGTCCAGTGCATCCCTGCTTGGTTGCGATTCATCCAGTGCCTGCGCCGTTACCGTGATAACAAACGGGCCTTTCATCTGGTTAACGCTGGAAAATATTCCACCACCTTCTTCGTGGTGACATTTGCAGCCCTTTACAGCACTCACAAAG ctaAAAACCACAGCGACACCCAAGTGTTCTTCTACCTGTGGATTATCTTCTATTTCATCAGCTCTTGCTATACCCTTATTTGGGACCTGAAGATGGACTGGGGTCTCTTCGACAAAAACGCTGGTGAAAATACCTTTCTCCGAGAAGGAATTGTCTACCCACAGAAA GCATACTACTATTGTGCCATTGTAGAAGACGTGATCCTGCGTTTTGCGTGGACCATCCAGATCTCCCTCACTTCCATGCAAATCTTTCCGTATGCTGGGGACATCATTTCTACTGTATTTGCCCCACTTGAGGTATTCCG GCGGTTTGTGTGGAACTTCTTCCGTCTGGAGAACGAGCACCTGAACAACTGCGGTGAGTTCCGTGCTGTGAGGGACATCTCCGTGGCACCGCTCAACGCCGATGACCTGACGCTCTTGGATCAGATGATGGACCAGGAAGATGGTGTACGAAACCGCCGCAAGAACAAACAGTGGAAACGCAGCCAGAGCGTGTCCTTGCGCAGACCTCGTCTTGCTTCACA